A window of Hordeum vulgare subsp. vulgare chromosome 5H, MorexV3_pseudomolecules_assembly, whole genome shotgun sequence genomic DNA:
CTGCCGGGCGCCCAGGCCAAAGCTGAACCCGGCCAGCGTCGGCGACGGCGAGAGCGCCAGCGCCAGGGCCAGGGCCACTGCCTGAGCGAGGGGAAGGGCTGGGCGTGGCGTGCTGCCGCCTGCTGTAGCTGATGCTGTTGCCGACATTGACGACATTGGACCTCTGTATCTGTCTGTCTGTAGCATGTGCCGCGCCATGTAGCTCCCTCTCGGAACTCATGCGGCGGCGCCTACACGCACACGGAGGATGGAAACGGACGGACCTTGCACTCGTTTCAGTTGACCTCATCGCTGCCGGCCATGTCGGCGTTGCGTGCTCTCGTCTCTTGGCTCTCAGCTCTCGACTGCTGCAGGAGCAAGATCTCCTCGGGGAACGAGGGATGCCGCTAGCTGTCTGCTTGCCTCACGGCATGGAGCCGCCAAGAAGCGCGAGGAGATATGCGGGATACACGGAACACCCGACGGGCGAAGCGGTAATGCCGTCTGATCCCGCTTGAGATGAAGCGGTCAACCCAACGGCACCTGCTAGGCTTTTTTCGCGGGGCGGCGTTGCGGCTTAGCGGGCAGTCCCGCTCGCCCTACACCCTtaaccgtgcctctcgaaaaggaaaaaacatgttttttcacgaaaaataatatattttttcgtCCAAAATTACGAAAAAACGGTGAAAACCCATAACaccaaaaaaatcgaaaaaaaacCATTCAAAAAAGATGAAAACGCatgggaaaaaataaaataaaaatacgaaGAAAACACTCAGAGCGCGACACGTGGTGGCGGCTAAAAACGCGCCAAGTGGCGGTGCATGGAAGCGAACGCTTGAAGGCTCGCGAGGAAGCGTTCGCTAACTAGTTCCTCTCGACCTTCTATTTGCCGCATTTTATGGCGAATAACCAGCGCGCGCACAGAAGGCGTGCGGCTGGGCCGGCGCACTGAGAGGCAACGCGCGAGGTGTGTCTACAACGGTAAAAATCGAAAAAACAGAAGTGAAGCAGAAAGGAATCGAACCGTGACATCACTTTCCACCACAAGTGTTGCCAGAGACCAGAGCAAGTCACTACATGTCAacgtttttttttttgcgaggtTAAAGAGAGTTTTATTCCAAACAACTCGGGTTACAATCTCGAGATAACAAATCCTTACAGAAAGGTGATGTGCTACCCTATTCTGATCTCTACTAATTTTCAAAGGAATAAACTCTCTATCAACCATAAGAGATTTAATCTCCTCAGCTAAGTGTTCATAGGCCGACCTAGACCAAGCATCGCCTTCAATGGTGGCCAAAGCGTTTGAAGAATCTGACTGAACAATGACGGGCATATCCGAATGCTGCAAAGCCAGTGCCATACCTTGCATTAAGGCATGAATCTCTGCTTCGAAGGCGTCGTTACAGTTGAATATATACCTGTACGCGGCAAATATCAACAATAGTGCAGCATATAGACTTTTGAAAATTGAACACGTTTTGGAAGCCAAATTCTTGTTTGAGAAATGTGAACGAAATTTGAAACTTGAAATAGATTTTGAAAATTATCTGAACATTTCGGAAAACAAGAACAAATTTTgtgaaggtgcttttaaaaaagtGTACCTTATTGGAAGTGTTCATTTCGAAAATGTGCAAGCATTTACTGGATTTCCGAACACATATTCAACAACAGGAATAATTTTTGAATACGTGACCAAATTataaaattctgaaattaaatatTTGAAAAAGGAATATTTTGTGAAATTTAGAAAAATATATAACTACGAACATTTtgataatttaaaaaaaatggaaaaaggatgtttttacatattccgAACAAAAAAAATAGAACCGTGaaccgtgaacattttttgaattgtaaacaaattttaaaaccatgaacattttttctgtgaacaaattttcaaagAAAATGGGCCTTTTCTTGAATCCATGGACAAATAATTAAATTTGtgaattttattttgaatatcGTAGAAATTTTCAAAACAACATCACTTCTTAAAAAGATTGAAACAAATTTTTGAAaatgagaacattttttaaaattcctgAACATTTAGTGATATACAAACACCTTTTGGAAAATACTAGTAAAAGTGCCCGTGTGTTGCACTGGGTTGTCAACAGTACAATCAAATTTTGGAACCTTTTAATGTAACTAAATGATTTTGCTAGCTAACAAAATAGCTTCAAGATTAT
This region includes:
- the LOC123397313 gene encoding GDSL esterase/lipase LIP-4-like codes for the protein MARHMLQTDRYRGPMSSMSATASATAGGSTPRPALPLAQAVALALALALSPSPTLAGFSFGLGARQVVFNFSDSNSDTGDMAAAKAWRIAQPEGRALFHRPTDRFYDGRLIIDFL